Proteins from a single region of Thermococcus sp. CX2:
- a CDS encoding DNA polymerase sliding clamp, with the protein MPFEIVFDGAKDFADLIATASNLIDEAAFKVTEEGISMRAMDPSRVVLIDLNLPESIFSKYEVEEEETIGINMDHFKKILKRGKNKDTLILRKGEENFLEVTFEGTAKRTFRLPLIEVEELELDLPDLPFTAKVVVLGEVLKEAVKDASLVSDSLKFIARENEFIMKAEGETNEVEIKLTLEDEGLLDLEVEEETKSAYGISYLADMIKGIGKADEVIIQFGNEMPLQMDYPIRDEGKLTFLLAPRVED; encoded by the coding sequence ATGCCGTTCGAGATAGTTTTTGATGGTGCCAAGGATTTCGCCGATCTTATTGCCACCGCGAGCAACCTCATAGACGAGGCTGCCTTTAAGGTAACCGAGGAAGGAATTTCGATGCGCGCCATGGACCCGAGCAGAGTAGTTCTCATTGACCTCAACCTCCCCGAGAGCATATTCAGCAAGTACGAGGTCGAGGAGGAGGAAACCATAGGCATCAACATGGATCACTTCAAGAAGATACTCAAGCGCGGAAAGAACAAGGACACCCTTATCCTCAGGAAGGGCGAGGAGAACTTCCTCGAGGTTACCTTTGAGGGAACCGCCAAGAGAACCTTCCGCCTTCCGCTCATAGAGGTTGAGGAGCTCGAGCTCGACCTTCCAGATCTGCCGTTTACCGCCAAAGTCGTCGTCCTCGGAGAGGTTCTCAAGGAGGCCGTGAAGGACGCTTCCCTCGTCAGTGACTCCCTAAAGTTCATCGCCAGGGAGAACGAGTTCATCATGAAGGCCGAGGGCGAGACCAATGAGGTCGAGATAAAGCTTACCCTCGAGGACGAAGGTTTACTTGACCTTGAGGTCGAGGAGGAGACCAAGAGCGCCTATGGAATAAGCTACCTCGCCGACATGATCAAAGGCATCGGAAAGGCCGACGAAGTTATAATCCAGTTCGGCAATGAGATGCCCCTCCAGATGGACTACCCGATAAGGGACGAGGGCAAGCTCACCTTCCTGCTTGCCCCGAGGGTTGAGGACTGA